Proteins encoded together in one uncultured Desulfosarcina sp. window:
- a CDS encoding M81 family metallopeptidase — protein sequence MPFKVLTAEMSHETNSFSLQETDEQSFRNRYVLMGAEAIAERGQANTELAGFLDAGRVHGWNISHVLSAAAGPSGRVTRKTFNWLCDPIISVIKQHSFDGLLFGLHGAMDLDFCEDGEGEFLSRIRNVVGEKMPIAITLDPHANVSNKMCALADIIVSFKTYPHIDMRDTGRHAGEILHRTMAGEIQPRTILVSRPMLEEVNGGRTDIGPMIERIASARAYEEKADVFAVSINAGFASADVKRIGPTVLVTGQGDFSAHTAFAETVADDIWNRRFEVLNDYLSVEEAADIAATYVANEGPLVIADYADNPGAGGYGDSTELLRALLEAGVTNSCFGPMVDGAAAKALHTADICERIHITLGGKTDPSFGGGPLNVEGELVSISDGYFAGDGSIIHGLRGSFGPSAVLRVDDIEILVVTIARQMLDLQQFKAFDIDPQNKRVVALKSMQHFRAEFEPIAGQVIVCDSGALCTPRYNRLPYCNVPRPIFPLDHIQI from the coding sequence ATGCCGTTCAAAGTCCTGACTGCCGAAATGTCCCATGAAACCAATTCCTTTAGTCTCCAGGAAACGGATGAACAGTCATTTAGAAACCGTTATGTCCTGATGGGCGCCGAGGCCATCGCTGAGCGTGGCCAAGCAAATACCGAACTTGCTGGCTTCCTCGATGCCGGTCGGGTGCATGGCTGGAACATCAGCCATGTGCTCAGTGCAGCCGCGGGCCCAAGTGGTAGGGTTACGCGAAAAACATTTAATTGGCTTTGCGATCCTATCATTTCCGTCATCAAACAGCACTCCTTTGACGGACTTCTTTTCGGATTGCATGGTGCCATGGACCTTGATTTTTGTGAAGATGGAGAAGGAGAGTTTCTTTCACGCATCCGCAACGTGGTGGGCGAAAAGATGCCAATTGCCATCACGCTTGATCCACATGCAAATGTCAGCAATAAGATGTGTGCGCTCGCTGATATCATTGTGTCGTTTAAAACCTATCCTCATATCGATATGCGCGACACAGGTCGCCATGCCGGTGAAATTTTACACAGGACGATGGCCGGTGAGATTCAACCGCGCACGATCCTCGTAAGTCGACCTATGCTGGAAGAAGTCAATGGCGGCCGCACCGACATCGGCCCGATGATCGAGCGCATAGCATCAGCGCGGGCATACGAGGAGAAGGCGGACGTATTCGCCGTGAGCATTAATGCCGGTTTCGCAAGTGCAGATGTTAAGAGGATTGGCCCAACCGTGTTGGTCACAGGCCAAGGCGATTTTTCCGCACACACTGCTTTCGCCGAAACGGTTGCTGATGACATCTGGAACAGACGCTTTGAGGTGCTGAACGACTATCTCAGCGTTGAAGAGGCCGCAGATATTGCAGCTACATATGTGGCTAATGAAGGACCGCTGGTAATTGCTGACTATGCGGATAATCCCGGTGCCGGTGGCTATGGTGACTCAACCGAGCTATTGCGTGCATTGCTCGAGGCGGGTGTGACGAATTCCTGTTTTGGTCCCATGGTGGATGGCGCGGCAGCGAAGGCTTTGCATACTGCTGATATTTGTGAACGGATTCACATTACGCTGGGCGGTAAAACCGATCCAAGCTTCGGTGGTGGGCCACTCAATGTGGAGGGTGAACTCGTTTCTATCAGTGATGGGTATTTCGCCGGTGACGGTTCAATAATTCATGGGCTTAGGGGCAGTTTCGGCCCCAGTGCTGTTCTACGCGTCGACGATATTGAAATATTGGTGGTAACCATTGCCCGCCAAATGCTAGATTTACAGCAATTTAAAGCGTTTGATATCGATCCACAGAACAAGCGTGTCGTCGCGCTAAAATCGATGCAACACTTCCGTGCTGAGTTCGAGCCGATTGCAGGACAAGTGATTGTTTGTGACAGTGGCGCACTTTGCACCCCACGCTACAACCGATTGCCCTATTGCAATGTACCAAGACCGATTTTCCCTTTAGATCACATACAAATCTAA
- a CDS encoding PAS domain S-box protein has product MAGTPLQKDLEERIRHLETRVNVLEKTKNYYRAFFDNSLYGTVILDPKTLRPIEFNDQVCKQLGYTRDEFARLSLPDLEAKEKTEETRAHIQEVFENGFDDFETLQRTKQGKIINVQVTAQVINVEDQQVYHCIWRDITQQKIAEETIRRSEKHYRLLTENATDTIWMMRLDGKFLYHSPSVEKLRGYTPSEANQITLEQTLTPESMSFVRDIFQEENNKPAEERWADRTVELEMYRKDGSTIWVDVSVRALMDENGNVIGLQGSTRNIDERKQAEISLLRSEQKWRNILVNTPQISISLDSDAKIIFANAHFQKLTGWKEEEIVGQDWFDIFIPEAIREETRSLFDQTMSQENSLEFLTYENEILTRSGGLRHICWSNVLTKNAHGKILDVTCLGLDLTERIHAEQALKEAKERFQVLVEKSPMGLSLIDPNGHYKYLNPRFVEMFGYSMEQIPTGSDWFKKAFPDEKYRSMVIDSWIADKQNYGVGESRPRTYIVTCHDGSTKTINFKPVTLRSGDQFVIYENISDKIKLEDQLRQAQKMESIGTLAGGIAHDFNNILTPLLGYAELLKVDLPEGSPLQKYVDEILRATLRSKDLVKQILTFSRQSAHEMVPVRLQKIFKEVLHLCRSSIPSDIEIDWNVKDDCGLAMADAIQIHQIAMNLITNAYHAVEPAGGKIAVELKEVGIESGDVISSLLKPGRYALLSISDTGCGIDPEIMDKIFEPYFTTKEKGKGTGLGLSLVYGIIREHDGDIKVYSELGKGTTFNVYLPLIEEAVETVKVNPVEMDMTGNERILLVDDEEVIVRLEKQQLERLGYHVTSFIASPDALDAFRSDPEAFDLVISDMTMPHMTGDQLAKELIDIRPDIPVIICTGFSERINRKKAAAIGIKGFLMKPVVNSKIAAMVRNVLDEAKLIRLPHKSLTTTDDATITDHRLSGWFDEASSGGGSTPYP; this is encoded by the coding sequence ATGGCCGGAACACCACTGCAAAAAGATTTGGAAGAAAGAATTCGTCATCTCGAAACAAGAGTGAACGTTCTGGAGAAGACGAAGAATTATTATCGAGCCTTCTTCGATAATAGTTTGTATGGTACCGTTATCCTTGATCCTAAAACGTTACGACCGATCGAGTTCAATGATCAGGTATGCAAACAACTGGGCTATACCCGTGACGAATTCGCCCGGCTAAGCCTGCCTGACCTCGAAGCAAAGGAAAAGACCGAAGAGACACGGGCGCATATTCAGGAGGTCTTCGAAAATGGTTTCGATGACTTTGAAACGCTGCAACGGACAAAACAGGGGAAGATCATCAATGTTCAAGTTACAGCCCAGGTAATTAACGTTGAAGATCAACAAGTTTACCATTGTATCTGGCGGGATATCACCCAACAGAAGATAGCAGAGGAAACGATTCGCAGGAGTGAAAAGCATTACCGGCTACTTACAGAAAACGCGACTGACACGATATGGATGATGCGCCTTGACGGCAAATTTCTTTACCACAGTCCTTCGGTTGAAAAGCTTCGGGGGTATACACCATCGGAGGCCAACCAAATCACCCTGGAGCAGACATTGACGCCCGAAAGCATGTCATTCGTTCGAGATATTTTCCAGGAAGAAAACAACAAGCCTGCGGAAGAGCGATGGGCGGACCGAACCGTAGAATTGGAAATGTACCGGAAAGATGGCAGCACGATTTGGGTGGATGTGTCCGTAAGGGCGCTAATGGATGAAAATGGTAATGTTATTGGCCTGCAAGGCAGCACCCGAAACATAGACGAACGGAAACAGGCGGAAATTTCATTGCTGCGGTCCGAACAGAAATGGCGAAACATTCTCGTCAACACCCCTCAAATCAGCATTTCCTTAGATTCGGATGCAAAAATAATATTTGCCAACGCGCATTTTCAAAAACTGACCGGCTGGAAGGAAGAGGAGATCGTCGGGCAGGATTGGTTTGACATATTCATTCCCGAAGCCATCCGTGAAGAGACCCGATCCTTATTTGACCAAACCATGAGTCAGGAGAATTCTCTTGAATTCTTAACCTATGAAAACGAGATTCTTACAAGGTCCGGGGGGCTTCGTCATATTTGCTGGTCAAATGTTCTTACAAAGAATGCACATGGAAAAATTCTGGATGTCACTTGCCTGGGCCTCGATTTAACGGAGCGCATCCATGCCGAACAGGCGTTGAAAGAAGCCAAAGAAAGATTTCAGGTTCTCGTCGAGAAATCTCCAATGGGGCTGTCTCTGATCGATCCAAACGGCCATTATAAATATCTGAATCCAAGGTTTGTCGAAATGTTCGGGTACTCCATGGAGCAGATTCCTACCGGCAGCGATTGGTTTAAGAAGGCTTTTCCGGATGAAAAATACCGCAGCATGGTCATTGATTCCTGGATCGCGGACAAACAGAATTATGGTGTCGGTGAATCCCGTCCGAGAACCTATATTGTCACATGCCATGACGGTTCAACAAAAACCATCAACTTTAAACCGGTGACACTGCGCTCAGGAGATCAATTTGTAATTTATGAGAATATCAGCGATAAAATAAAACTTGAAGATCAGCTCCGCCAGGCGCAGAAAATGGAGTCCATCGGCACGCTGGCCGGCGGGATCGCCCATGATTTCAACAATATCTTGACGCCTCTGCTGGGATATGCCGAACTGCTCAAGGTGGACCTGCCGGAGGGCAGCCCGTTGCAGAAATATGTGGATGAAATCCTTCGCGCGACCTTGAGATCAAAAGACCTCGTCAAACAGATTTTGACATTCAGCCGTCAATCAGCCCATGAAATGGTGCCCGTCCGCCTCCAGAAGATATTTAAGGAGGTGCTCCATCTGTGCAGATCGTCGATTCCTTCCGATATCGAAATTGACTGGAATGTTAAAGATGACTGTGGGTTGGCAATGGCGGACGCCATCCAGATCCACCAGATTGCCATGAACCTGATCACCAATGCCTATCACGCCGTAGAACCTGCCGGCGGAAAAATAGCCGTTGAACTCAAAGAAGTCGGAATAGAAAGTGGTGACGTTATCAGCAGCCTGCTGAAGCCGGGCCGGTACGCCCTGCTTTCAATTTCCGATACGGGCTGCGGTATTGATCCGGAAATCATGGATAAGATCTTCGAGCCCTATTTTACTACAAAAGAGAAGGGAAAGGGAACCGGCCTCGGGCTATCCCTGGTATACGGCATCATCAGAGAGCATGATGGCGATATCAAAGTATACAGCGAGTTGGGAAAAGGGACGACCTTCAATGTGTATTTACCATTGATCGAAGAAGCCGTTGAGACGGTTAAAGTTAATCCCGTTGAAATGGACATGACGGGCAACGAGCGGATTCTGCTGGTTGACGATGAGGAAGTGATCGTGCGGCTTGAAAAACAGCAACTGGAGCGGCTCGGTTACCATGTAACCTCCTTTATCGCCAGCCCCGACGCCCTGGATGCCTTCAGATCCGATCCGGAAGCCTTTGACCTGGTGATCTCGGACATGACCATGCCGCATATGACAGGCGACCAACTGGCGAAGGAATTGATCGATATCCGGCCGGATATACCGGTTATTATATGCACCGGGTTCAGTGAAAGAATCAACCGGAAGAAAGCTGCCGCCATCGGGATCAAAGGCTTTCTGATGAAGCCCGTCGTCAATTCCAAAATCGCCGCGATGGTCCGCAACGTCTTGGATGAGGCCAAACTAATACGATTACCCCATAAATCCCTGACAACGACCGACGACGCTACGATCACCGACCACCGGCTTAGTGGGTGGTTTGATGAAGCCTCATCCGGAGGGGGCTCAACCCCATACCCTTGA
- a CDS encoding transglutaminase-like cysteine peptidase: MQIRFPFILIALLLFTAAVCFTGSDPIFSKEFLNRIRDRYGDRTMTRVMEWEKLMSVFSDQAERIKLERVNEFFNQMANVADSANWGQRDYWATPVELLAVAGGDCEDFAIAKYFSLKMMAVPEDRLRLTYVRAYAGGASLTIVPHLVLVYYPDPEAEPLVLDNLIPEIKPASARSDLVPTYSFNANGLWQARERDRGARIGGPDHIYKWQDLLKRMEN, encoded by the coding sequence GTGCAGATTCGATTCCCATTCATCCTCATCGCCCTGTTGCTGTTTACAGCCGCGGTTTGTTTCACCGGCAGCGATCCCATTTTCAGCAAAGAATTTTTAAACCGCATCCGGGACCGGTATGGCGACCGAACCATGACGCGCGTGATGGAATGGGAGAAGTTGATGAGCGTTTTCTCCGATCAAGCCGAACGGATCAAACTGGAGCGGGTCAACGAATTCTTCAACCAGATGGCCAATGTCGCGGATTCGGCCAATTGGGGGCAGCGGGACTATTGGGCCACGCCGGTGGAACTGCTGGCCGTGGCCGGGGGCGACTGCGAAGATTTTGCCATCGCCAAATATTTCAGCCTGAAGATGATGGCCGTTCCCGAAGACCGGTTGCGCCTGACCTATGTGCGGGCCTACGCCGGAGGAGCGTCGCTCACCATCGTACCGCACCTGGTGCTGGTTTATTACCCCGATCCTGAAGCGGAGCCCCTGGTGCTGGATAATCTGATTCCCGAAATCAAACCGGCGTCGGCCCGCAGCGACCTGGTGCCGACATACAGCTTCAATGCCAACGGGCTGTGGCAAGCCCGGGAACGCGACCGGGGCGCGCGGATCGGTGGACCCGATCATATTTATAAGTGGCAGGACCTGCTGAAACGGATGGAAAATTGA
- a CDS encoding DUF1611 domain-containing protein encodes MAILNETAIVYCENQFGLVDGKTASGLVRHSETYTVVGVIDSSLAGKDAGEELGGKKNGIPIFANLKDALSKLSIVPDCYIYGKAPLEASISMEERNLILEAMENGMNIISGLHQFFSEDREFVNTAARNAVGIKDIRKPPQLQDLHVFTGKRSEVTAPVVAVLGTDCACGKRTTAVELNKALNSLGINSVLVATGQSGLMQGAMYGLAIDALVSQFVVGEIENAVVQAFKIEKPDIILVEGQSAVSHPAFMGSLGILKGSNPDGVILQHPPARKTRCDFPNLKMPTVESEIKLIEAISQAKVMAITLNHEDLSDKEVTDIMAIYEKKFKLAATDVLSHGCQKLVQALSHHFIELRQTIKQKRSIKTPAMAA; translated from the coding sequence ATGGCGATCTTAAATGAAACGGCCATAGTTTACTGTGAAAATCAATTTGGATTAGTTGACGGGAAAACGGCTTCCGGGCTAGTTAGGCACTCTGAAACATATACCGTTGTCGGAGTAATTGATAGTTCTTTAGCCGGAAAGGATGCCGGGGAAGAATTAGGGGGGAAAAAAAATGGTATCCCTATTTTTGCCAATTTAAAGGATGCCTTGAGTAAGCTTTCTATAGTCCCAGATTGTTACATATATGGGAAAGCTCCTTTAGAAGCATCTATATCAATGGAAGAAAGAAATTTGATCTTAGAGGCAATGGAAAACGGAATGAATATCATTAGCGGTTTGCATCAGTTCTTTTCTGAAGATCGAGAGTTTGTTAATACGGCGGCCCGCAACGCAGTCGGTATAAAAGACATCAGAAAGCCGCCGCAATTACAAGATCTGCATGTATTCACGGGGAAAAGATCGGAAGTAACTGCTCCTGTGGTCGCCGTATTAGGTACCGATTGTGCCTGCGGAAAAAGGACAACCGCGGTTGAACTCAACAAGGCCTTGAATAGTCTCGGAATAAATTCGGTATTGGTTGCGACAGGCCAAAGCGGCTTAATGCAGGGGGCAATGTATGGCCTAGCAATCGATGCGCTTGTTTCCCAGTTTGTGGTCGGTGAAATAGAAAATGCCGTTGTTCAAGCATTTAAAATCGAAAAACCCGATATCATTTTAGTGGAGGGGCAGAGTGCCGTCAGCCATCCCGCCTTTATGGGCTCTCTCGGTATATTGAAAGGCAGCAACCCCGATGGCGTTATCCTCCAACATCCACCAGCTAGGAAAACAAGGTGTGATTTTCCCAATTTGAAGATGCCTACTGTTGAGAGTGAAATTAAACTGATTGAAGCGATTTCTCAAGCTAAAGTTATGGCTATCACATTAAACCATGAGGACCTTTCAGACAAGGAAGTAACGGACATCATGGCAATTTATGAAAAAAAGTTCAAATTGGCGGCAACAGATGTACTAAGCCATGGATGTCAAAAACTTGTTCAAGCCTTAAGCCATCATTTTATAGAACTGAGACAAACAATCAAACAAAAGAGAAGTATAAAAACCCCTGCAATGGCAGCGTAA
- a CDS encoding universal stress protein has product MFKRILCPIDLKDRSDMAVKKAIQIAHQFGSEITLLNVHEEFMDKEEREMLRVSVTKMKEKYSHIASESKEEMKAIIHQLHADDIKVDYLLHSGKPEHAIVEVATELGPDLIVMCTDGRNSLKDFVVGTITQHVINASPCPVLVIPNRK; this is encoded by the coding sequence ATGTTCAAGCGTATTCTTTGCCCAATCGACTTGAAAGACCGGTCCGACATGGCTGTCAAAAAAGCCATACAGATTGCGCACCAGTTCGGTTCGGAAATCACGTTGCTCAATGTCCACGAAGAGTTCATGGATAAGGAAGAAAGGGAGATGCTGCGCGTAAGTGTCACCAAGATGAAGGAAAAATACAGCCACATCGCCTCCGAATCCAAGGAAGAAATGAAGGCTATCATCCACCAATTACACGCTGATGATATTAAAGTGGATTACCTGTTGCACAGCGGCAAGCCAGAGCATGCCATCGTTGAAGTTGCTACGGAACTTGGACCGGACCTGATCGTCATGTGTACCGACGGCAGAAACAGCCTCAAGGATTTCGTTGTCGGCACCATCACTCAGCATGTTATCAATGCGTCCCCCTGCCCTGTGCTGGTTATCCCCAACCGAAAGTAA
- a CDS encoding EAL domain-containing protein: MSISRALMLLLSGMLFIVLAGTFRTEIGSSRRFLEAQLATHAQDTATFLGLALSSTASPDERTAAESMIDAIFDRGYYRQIRMVDMQGKILVQRSLKLSIKDVPAWFVEALTLDPPAGDALVMSGWRQAGKVEVQCHPGFAYAQLWENFKGVLLWMGAAYVIGTMALALLLRFLLNQLLALEKMAVGIERREFPVLEPLPKSRELRQVAAAMNRMSRTLKTSFEEQTRFIETLRDSAYRDPVTRLANRTAFESRLRHLLRTPDAFPKGALYLIHVENFQAFNHKHGHMAGDQTLRRMASLIETQCQRYGQEYALARLTGAQFGILSNLWDKESQEALADRILAEMAGLYEKIGHDEPFVVRCGIGVYTGKESRAQLLALADHAQRSASRGGAVAWKRMTSIHGARSKEHGADALRGMLRRRLEKGDIEVEWSPVLATSDLAVLHREALVRIVDDTGNRLPAGQFLSLAEEMGVVPAIDRLVVERVMAQMTKPAAGSVAVNLSTTSLTDPDFMEWLCRILKERPDAMGELFFECREFDFINNLPDLEEPIKQLWAAGGCFGLDHFGLGPRSFGYLVHHRLAYLKMDGSYLVNVADNPENRFFIRSTANIAHELGIRLIATCVEDADTRELLNLLGFDGVQGDGFRASALKPVV, from the coding sequence ATGTCTATTTCCCGTGCACTGATGCTGCTGCTGTCGGGCATGTTGTTCATCGTTCTGGCCGGTACCTTCAGAACGGAGATCGGCAGCAGCCGCCGTTTTTTAGAGGCCCAACTGGCAACCCATGCCCAGGATACGGCGACATTTCTCGGCCTGGCACTCTCCTCCACCGCTTCTCCGGATGAGCGCACGGCAGCGGAATCCATGATCGACGCCATCTTCGATCGCGGCTATTACCGGCAGATCCGGATGGTGGACATGCAAGGCAAGATCCTTGTCCAGCGCAGCCTGAAGCTGAGCATCAAAGACGTACCCGCCTGGTTTGTCGAAGCCCTGACGCTGGATCCGCCCGCCGGAGACGCCCTGGTCATGTCCGGTTGGCGACAGGCGGGAAAGGTCGAGGTGCAGTGCCATCCCGGGTTCGCCTATGCGCAGCTGTGGGAGAATTTCAAAGGCGTTCTGCTCTGGATGGGGGCGGCCTACGTGATCGGCACCATGGCCCTGGCGTTGCTGCTGCGATTTCTTCTTAACCAACTGCTGGCTTTGGAGAAGATGGCCGTTGGCATCGAAAGACGCGAATTTCCCGTGCTGGAGCCCCTGCCGAAAAGTCGGGAATTGCGACAGGTAGCCGCCGCCATGAACCGGATGTCGCGCACGCTGAAGACCAGTTTCGAAGAGCAGACGCGGTTTATCGAGACCCTGCGAGACAGCGCCTACCGCGACCCCGTCACCCGCCTGGCCAACCGCACGGCCTTCGAGTCCCGGCTGCGCCATCTGCTTCGCACACCAGACGCGTTTCCCAAGGGGGCCCTGTATTTGATTCACGTCGAGAATTTTCAGGCATTCAACCACAAACATGGCCACATGGCCGGAGACCAGACCCTGCGACGCATGGCCAGTTTGATCGAGACCCAATGCCAGCGCTATGGGCAGGAGTATGCCCTGGCCCGGTTGACCGGCGCCCAGTTCGGCATCCTGTCGAACCTGTGGGACAAGGAGTCCCAGGAGGCACTGGCCGATCGCATCCTCGCAGAAATGGCCGGCTTGTATGAGAAGATCGGCCATGACGAGCCCTTTGTCGTCCGTTGCGGCATTGGCGTGTATACCGGCAAGGAATCCAGGGCGCAGTTGCTGGCCCTGGCCGACCATGCCCAGCGTTCTGCCAGCCGGGGGGGAGCTGTCGCATGGAAGCGGATGACGTCGATCCACGGAGCCCGGTCCAAGGAGCATGGGGCCGATGCCCTGCGCGGTATGCTGAGACGCAGACTGGAAAAAGGCGACATCGAAGTGGAATGGTCGCCGGTATTGGCAACATCGGATTTGGCGGTACTTCACCGGGAAGCGCTGGTTCGAATCGTCGATGACACCGGGAACCGGCTGCCCGCCGGTCAGTTCCTCTCCCTGGCCGAAGAAATGGGCGTGGTCCCCGCCATTGACCGGCTGGTCGTAGAACGGGTCATGGCCCAGATGACAAAACCCGCTGCCGGCAGCGTAGCGGTCAACCTGTCGACAACCTCGTTGACCGATCCGGATTTCATGGAATGGCTGTGCCGTATCCTGAAAGAACGGCCCGATGCGATGGGCGAACTGTTTTTCGAGTGCCGGGAATTCGATTTTATCAACAATCTGCCGGATCTGGAGGAACCGATCAAACAGCTATGGGCGGCGGGCGGATGCTTCGGGCTGGATCACTTTGGTCTGGGACCGCGTTCCTTTGGTTATCTGGTCCATCATCGGCTGGCCTATCTGAAAATGGACGGAAGCTACCTGGTCAACGTGGCCGATAACCCGGAAAACCGGTTTTTCATCCGTTCTACGGCGAATATCGCCCACGAACTGGGCATCCGGTTAATTGCAACCTGCGTGGAGGATGCCGATACACGCGAACTCCTCAATCTCCTGGGGTTCGATGGCGTGCAGGGGGACGGCTTCCGTGCCTCGGCACTGAAGCCGGTGGTGTGA
- a CDS encoding alanine/ornithine racemase family PLP-dependent enzyme — translation MKIFLPRIEISLPQIRDNARMLSELYGKKGISIMGVSKAVLGEPSIVKAMIQGGARFIADSRIENIEKMKAAGITTQFVLLRTPLSQAESVVRSADISLNTEIETLKKLSYYAKAGNKKHQVIVMVELGDLREGVLPLDLSEFIRQANSLSHIKIVGIGCNLACYGGVKPDDKNMHELSELFDIIEKKFHLGLTIISGGNSANYEWYRSTKDVGRINNFRLGESILLGLETVNRKTIPGLHTGAFKLVAEVIESKKKPSIPFGEIGQDAFGNIPVFQDKGIHHRVIIALGKQDILASSLKSNNSLEILGSSSDHIILNSKNNNLKVGDEVNFTLDYGGLLAAMTSPFIKKQFIIRNDHASAEYPYRKAAQGISTYIAN, via the coding sequence ATGAAAATATTCTTGCCCAGAATTGAAATATCACTGCCACAAATACGGGATAATGCCCGGATGCTATCCGAACTTTATGGGAAAAAAGGTATTTCCATAATGGGAGTTTCCAAAGCAGTGCTTGGAGAACCTTCTATTGTCAAGGCCATGATTCAAGGTGGTGCCAGATTTATTGCCGACTCTCGCATTGAAAACATTGAAAAGATGAAAGCGGCAGGGATTACAACTCAATTTGTACTATTGCGGACACCGTTAAGTCAGGCCGAATCCGTGGTTCGAAGTGCAGACATTAGCTTAAATACTGAGATTGAGACACTTAAAAAGCTATCCTATTATGCAAAAGCAGGTAACAAAAAACATCAGGTAATTGTGATGGTTGAACTGGGCGATTTACGAGAAGGCGTACTTCCTCTCGATTTGTCTGAGTTTATCCGGCAGGCTAATTCTTTATCCCATATAAAAATCGTTGGTATTGGATGTAATTTGGCTTGTTACGGAGGAGTGAAACCTGATGATAAAAACATGCATGAGCTATCTGAACTTTTTGATATTATAGAAAAAAAATTTCATCTTGGTTTAACAATTATTTCGGGTGGTAACTCGGCAAATTATGAGTGGTATAGATCTACCAAAGATGTAGGAAGAATTAACAATTTTCGACTGGGTGAATCAATCCTTTTAGGCCTTGAAACGGTGAACCGAAAAACAATCCCAGGATTGCACACAGGTGCTTTTAAGCTCGTTGCCGAAGTTATCGAGTCCAAGAAAAAGCCATCTATTCCATTTGGAGAGATCGGTCAAGATGCTTTTGGAAATATCCCAGTTTTCCAAGATAAGGGAATTCACCATCGGGTGATCATTGCGCTGGGAAAACAGGACATCTTGGCATCCAGCTTAAAATCGAATAACAGTTTAGAAATATTGGGTTCCAGCAGTGATCATATCATTCTTAATAGCAAAAACAACAACTTAAAGGTCGGGGATGAGGTCAATTTTACTCTGGATTACGGCGGCCTTCTCGCAGCAATGACATCCCCTTTCATAAAAAAGCAATTTATTATTAGAAATGACCACGCGTCGGCTGAATATCCCTACCGAAAAGCGGCCCAGGGAATTTCTACTTATATAGCAAATTAG
- the larB gene encoding nickel pincer cofactor biosynthesis protein LarB gives MNANQLKNLLENVKKGDLTVDRALETLKDLPYADMGYAMVDHHRSLRSGYPETIFSEGKTVEQVVGIARRLLEKSANIMATRADRKVYEALQAIGEPVEYHAAARIAVINRQPVPPTRTTILVMCAGTSDIPVAEEAAVTAEVMGNRVERLADVGVAGIHRLLAKREKIQSASVLVVVAGMDGALPSVTAGLTDKPVIAVPTSIGYGASFGGLAALLTMLNSCANGVTVVNIDNGYGAGYAASLINHMADHAAGTSRNHPL, from the coding sequence ATGAATGCCAACCAACTCAAAAACCTGCTTGAAAATGTAAAAAAGGGCGACCTTACCGTCGACCGTGCCCTGGAAACGTTGAAGGACCTGCCCTATGCGGATATGGGCTATGCAATGGTGGACCATCATCGCTCCCTGCGCAGCGGCTATCCCGAGACCATTTTCAGCGAGGGAAAAACCGTGGAGCAGGTAGTCGGCATCGCCCGACGGCTGCTGGAAAAAAGTGCCAATATCATGGCCACCCGGGCGGACCGTAAGGTCTATGAGGCCCTGCAGGCCATCGGCGAGCCGGTGGAATATCACGCGGCGGCGCGCATCGCGGTGATCAACCGCCAGCCGGTCCCGCCGACCCGGACCACGATCCTGGTGATGTGCGCCGGCACGTCGGATATCCCCGTGGCCGAAGAGGCCGCCGTCACCGCCGAGGTGATGGGCAACCGGGTAGAGCGGCTTGCCGACGTAGGGGTTGCCGGCATTCATCGCCTGCTGGCCAAACGGGAGAAAATTCAGTCGGCCAGCGTGCTGGTGGTCGTGGCCGGCATGGACGGCGCCCTGCCCAGCGTGACGGCCGGCCTGACCGACAAGCCGGTGATCGCCGTACCCACCAGCATCGGCTATGGCGCCAGTTTCGGCGGCCTAGCGGCCCTGTTGACCATGCTCAACTCCTGCGCCAACGGTGTCACCGTCGTCAATATCGACAACGGCTACGGTGCCGGCTACGCGGCATCGCTGATCAACCACATGGCCGACCACGCCGCCGGGACGTCGCGAAACCATCCCCTATAA
- a CDS encoding cold-shock protein, producing the protein MANGTVKWFNDRKGFGFIEQEDGSDVFVHHSAINATGFKSLSEGERVTFEVEQGPKGPSAKNVTAA; encoded by the coding sequence ATGGCCAATGGAACAGTTAAGTGGTTCAACGATCGCAAGGGATTTGGATTTATTGAGCAGGAAGATGGTTCAGACGTATTTGTCCATCATTCAGCGATAAATGCGACCGGCTTCAAATCCCTCAGCGAGGGTGAGCGCGTAACCTTTGAAGTTGAGCAGGGACCGAAGGGCCCTTCAGCGAAAAATGTCACAGCCGCATAG